A stretch of the Amycolatopsis sp. BJA-103 genome encodes the following:
- a CDS encoding L,D-transpeptidase — MESCDVAHPRPRKRNRARIRGFAALIVLLAAGCGADPVTPVPAAVGQEDLTLLPEATTFGTLADAAKDSGAAATGKVVHPKDDLVVYQSVGGKAVAKLPSVQVGSPTWVPVIAEQGPWAEILLPTRPNASAGWVHLDPARVEIAQNDYTINVDRAAFSLELTRSGESLGKWTIGTGKPEYPTPKGRAFLLASIEETVNEYSPIVLPLSAHSESHETFGGGPGTVGIHTWPNDSFQGQANSDGCIRVPKAALDELVKVPLGAIVNIV; from the coding sequence CGCGAAAGCGCAACCGGGCACGAATCCGCGGTTTCGCCGCGCTGATCGTCCTGCTGGCCGCGGGCTGCGGCGCCGATCCGGTGACCCCGGTCCCGGCCGCGGTCGGCCAGGAGGACCTGACCCTGCTGCCCGAGGCCACCACGTTCGGCACCCTCGCCGACGCGGCCAAGGACTCCGGTGCCGCGGCCACCGGCAAGGTCGTGCACCCCAAGGACGACCTCGTCGTCTACCAGAGCGTCGGCGGCAAGGCCGTCGCCAAGCTCCCGTCGGTCCAGGTGGGCTCCCCGACCTGGGTCCCGGTGATCGCCGAACAGGGCCCGTGGGCGGAGATCCTGCTCCCGACCAGGCCCAACGCGTCCGCGGGCTGGGTGCACCTCGACCCGGCGCGCGTCGAAATCGCCCAGAACGACTACACCATCAACGTCGACAGGGCGGCCTTCTCGCTCGAGCTCACACGGTCCGGCGAGTCGCTGGGCAAGTGGACGATCGGCACCGGGAAGCCGGAGTACCCGACCCCGAAGGGCCGGGCGTTCCTGCTGGCGTCCATCGAGGAGACCGTCAACGAGTACAGCCCGATCGTCCTGCCGCTGAGCGCGCATTCGGAATCGCACGAGACGTTCGGCGGCGGTCCCGGCACGGTCGGCATCCACACGTGGCCGAATGACAGTTTCCAGGGCCAAGCGAACAGCGACGGCTGCATTCGCGTGCCGAAGGCGGCGCTCGACGAGCTCGTGAAGGTTCCGCTGGGCGCCATTGTCAACATCGTCTGA
- a CDS encoding choice-of-anchor P family protein, producing the protein MFTRKALVGGIALSAVALTVIAPSAGAAGHGSSAFALSASGLLKIDPVPAVDGSDGFRQKSLAEFTLPLQLVKVTLLNAQAGETAARASVKDVEVNLGGLSGKQGKPLVSASAVQAECKGGKGSSSLAKASIGGVKLDVAAAPNTAVGVEGLASVTLNKQVEHKDGSITVTALSISVDGFQTLDLASVTCAAGGGDGSTTEPPTGKPSTGKPSSGKPSAPPTSATTAKPAGDKPTADGKAPTPTPVKAHLDVTG; encoded by the coding sequence TTGTTCACCAGAAAAGCTCTCGTCGGCGGCATCGCCCTCAGCGCGGTGGCGCTCACGGTCATCGCCCCTTCGGCAGGCGCCGCCGGCCACGGCAGCTCGGCGTTCGCCCTGTCCGCCTCGGGCCTGCTGAAGATCGACCCGGTCCCCGCGGTCGACGGCTCGGACGGCTTCCGGCAGAAGTCGCTCGCGGAGTTCACCCTGCCGCTGCAACTGGTCAAGGTCACCCTGCTCAACGCCCAGGCGGGCGAGACCGCGGCCAGGGCCAGTGTCAAGGACGTCGAGGTGAACCTCGGCGGGCTCAGCGGCAAGCAGGGCAAGCCGCTGGTCAGCGCGTCGGCCGTCCAGGCGGAATGCAAGGGCGGCAAGGGGTCTTCGTCGCTCGCCAAGGCGAGCATCGGAGGTGTCAAGCTCGACGTCGCCGCCGCGCCGAACACCGCCGTCGGCGTCGAAGGGCTGGCTTCGGTCACGCTGAACAAGCAGGTCGAGCACAAGGACGGCTCGATCACCGTCACCGCGCTGTCGATCAGCGTCGACGGCTTCCAGACGCTCGACCTCGCCTCGGTGACCTGCGCCGCGGGTGGTGGCGACGGTTCGACCACCGAGCCGCCCACGGGCAAGCCGAGCACCGGCAAGCCGTCCAGCGGCAAGCCGAGCGCGCCGCCGACCTCGGCCACCACCGCCAAGCCCGCGGGCGACAAGCCCACCGCCGACGGCAAGGCCCCCACCCCCACCCCGGTCAAGGCCCACCTCGACGTCACCGGCTGA